Below is a window of Nocardioides sp. S-1144 DNA.
CCGCCACCGCCGACCACCCCTGCCCGTCCGTGCCCACGACGCACCGGAGCCCGGGCCGGTCCTGGAGGGGACCGACCCGGGCTCGTCGTGCTGGCGCCCCGGAGGGGGCTGGGCTCAGACCAGGTCGTAGCGGTCGAGGTCCATCACGTGGGCCCAGGCGCTGACGAAGTCGTGCGCGAACTTCTCGGCGGCGTCGTCGCTGCCGTAGACCTCGGCGAGCGCGCGCAGCTCCGAGTTGGACCCGAACACCAGGTCCACCCGGCTGCCGGTCCACCGCGGCTCGCCGCTGGCGCGGTCGACGGCGGTGAAGCCGTCGTCGTCGCCCTCGATGCCGGTCCAGTCGACGTCGGTGGCGAGCAGGTTGAGGAAGAAGTCGTTGCTCAGGGTGCCGACCCGGTCGGTGAGCACGCCCTTGGCGTTGGCACCGGTGTTGGCGCCGAGCACGCGCAGGCCGCCGACGAGCACGGTCATCTCGGGGGCCGAGAGGCCGAGCAGGTTGGCGCGGTCGACGAGGCGGTACTCGCCGGGCAGGCGACCCTCCTTGCCGAGGACGTTGCGGAAGCCGTCGCTGGTGGGCTCGAGGTGGCTGAAGGACTCGACGTCCGTCTGCTCCTGCGTCGCGTCGGTGCGACCGGGCGTGAACGGCACCTGGACGTCGTGGCCGCCGGCCCGGGCGGCCTGCTCGACCGCCGCCGCGCCGCCGAGCACCACGAGGTCGGCCAGCGAGACCTGGACGCCGCCGGTGGCCGAGGCGTTGAAGTCGGCCCGGACGCCCTCGAGGACGCGCAGCACCGGGGCGAGCTCGTCGGGGTCGTTGACCAGCCAGCCACGCTGCGGCTCGAGCCGGATCCGGCCGCCGTTGGCGCCGCCGCGCCGGTCGCTGACGCGGTGGGACGACGCCGCGGCCCAGGCGGCCTTGACCAGCTGGGGCACGGTCAGGTCGGTGGCCAGGATCCTCGCCTTGAGCGCGGCGACCGCCTCGGCGTCGACCACCGGGTGGTCGAGGGCCGGAACCGGGTCCTGCCACAGCAGCTCCTCCTGGGGCACCCAGGGACCGAGGTAGCGCTGCTTCGGGCCCATGTCGCGGTGGGTGAGCTTGTACCAGGCGCGGGCGAAGGCGTCGGCGAACTCGTCCGGGTCCTGGTGGAAGCGGCGCGAGATCTCCGCGTAGACCGGGTCCTCGCGCAGCGCCAGGTCGGTGGTGAGCATCGTGGGGCGGCGGTCGAGCTCGCCGGTCTCCGGGTCGGGGATGGTGTTGGCGGCGTCGTCACCGACGGCCTGCCACTGCCACGCGCCGGCGGGGCTCTTGGTGAGCTCCCACTCGTGGCCGAAGAGGTTGTCGAAGAAGCCGTTGCCCCACTGCACCGGCGTGGAGGTCCAGGTGACCTCCAGGCCGCTGGTGATGGTGTCGCGGCCCTTGCCGGAGCCGAAGCCCTGCTTCCAGCCGAGGCCCTGCTCGAGGATCGAGGCGCCCTCCGGCTCGGCACCGACGTGCTGCTCGGGGTCGGCGGCACCGTGGGTCTTGCCGAACGTGTGGCCGCCGGCGATCAGGGCGACGGTCTCCTCGTCGTTCATCGCCATCCGCGCGAACGTCTCGCGGATGTCGCGCGCCGAGGCGAGCGGGTCGGGGTTGGCGTTCGGGCCCTCGGGGTTGACGTAGATCAGGCCCATCTGGACCGCGCCGAGGGGACGCTCGAGCTCGCGGTCACCGGTGTAGCGCTCGTCGCCGAGCCAGGTGCGCTCCGGCCCCCAGTAGACGTCCTCGTCGGGCTCCCACACGTCGGCGCGACCGCCGGCGAAGCCGAAGGTCTCGAACCCCATGGTCTCCAGCGCGCGGTTGCCCGCGAAGACCATCAGGTCGGCCCAGGACACGCGCGAGCCGTACTTCTTCTTCACCGGCCACAGCAGCCGGCGGGCCTTGTCGAGGTTGCCGTTGTCGGGCCAGCTGTTGAGCGGCGCGAAGCGCTGCATCCCGGCCCCGGCGCCGCCGCGACCGTCGCTGACGCGGTAGGTGCCGGCGCTGTGCCAGGCCATGCGCACCATGAGACCGCCGTAGTGGCCGAAGTCGGCGGGCCACCAGTCCTGCGAGTCGGTCATCAGGGCGTCCACGTCGCGGGCCAGCTCGTCGAGGTCGAGGCTCTCGAAGGCGGCCCGGTAGTCGAAGTCCTCGCCCATCGGGTTGGCGACGCCGGGGTGCTTGCGCAGGATCTTGAGGTTGAGCTGGTTGGGCCACCAGTCGGTGTTGCTCGCGCTCTCGGTGGGGTGGCCCATCCGACCGGCGTGCACCGGGCAGCCGCCGGCGGCCTCGGTGTTCATGTCGGCTTCGACGGTCTCGTGGTCGTGCTGGGACACAGGCATCTCCTCGGGTGGTGCGGGACGATTCAGGAACTCGGGACAGGTGGGGCCGGGGCACGGCAGGACGCGCAGGTGCCCCAGAAGATGACCTCGGCCTCGTCGACCAGGAAGTCGTGGCCGGCGGCCGGGTCGAGGCACGGCGCGTGCCCGACCGTGCAGTCGACGTCGGCGATCGCCCCGCAGGAGCGGCACACCACGTGGTGGTGGTTGTCGCCGACGCGGGCCTCGTAGCGGCTCACCGAGCCCGACGGCTGGATGCGTCGCACCAGCCCCGCGGTCGTGAGGGCGCGCAGGACGTCGTAGACCGCCTGGTGGGAGACCTCGCCGAGCCGGGCCCGGACCAGGCCGATCACGGTGTCGGTGTCGGCGTGCGGGTGCTCGTGCACGGCGGCCAGCACGGCCACCCGTGGCTTGGTGACCCGGAGCGACGTGGCACGCAGGATGCTCTCGACGTCCGGTGGGGTGACCATCACCGGAGTCTGGCCCATTTTCTTGAATCAATCAAAAGAATGCCCGACGGGGCTCGCGGGTCGGGTTCAGCGGTAGGGGGCGAGGGCCGCCCGGGCCAGGGCGGCCGCGGCCTCGTTCCTCGCTGCCAGGTCCTCGTCGGCCTGGTCGTTGACGGTCACCTGGACCACCACGTTCCCGACCCGGGCCACGACCTTGGCCTCCTCGGACCACCCGAGGGCGGGGAAGAGGAGGGCCTGGTCGCCGACGTCGTCCAGGGGCCGCGGCTTCTCGTAGTAGAACGAGTGGCCCGCCCGCAGGTCGGTGAACACGTCCTCGGCGAGCTGTTCGCCGGTCCGCCCGGACAGCGCACTGCCGCGCACCGCGTGGACGCCGACCTTGGCGTACCTCGAGTACTGCCGCTCGCCGTCGTCGACGACGATCGCCCCGTCGCCCACGCCCCAGTAGCACCCTGCCGTGCGCCGCT
It encodes the following:
- the katG gene encoding catalase/peroxidase HPI, whose translation is MPVSQHDHETVEADMNTEAAGGCPVHAGRMGHPTESASNTDWWPNQLNLKILRKHPGVANPMGEDFDYRAAFESLDLDELARDVDALMTDSQDWWPADFGHYGGLMVRMAWHSAGTYRVSDGRGGAGAGMQRFAPLNSWPDNGNLDKARRLLWPVKKKYGSRVSWADLMVFAGNRALETMGFETFGFAGGRADVWEPDEDVYWGPERTWLGDERYTGDRELERPLGAVQMGLIYVNPEGPNANPDPLASARDIRETFARMAMNDEETVALIAGGHTFGKTHGAADPEQHVGAEPEGASILEQGLGWKQGFGSGKGRDTITSGLEVTWTSTPVQWGNGFFDNLFGHEWELTKSPAGAWQWQAVGDDAANTIPDPETGELDRRPTMLTTDLALREDPVYAEISRRFHQDPDEFADAFARAWYKLTHRDMGPKQRYLGPWVPQEELLWQDPVPALDHPVVDAEAVAALKARILATDLTVPQLVKAAWAAASSHRVSDRRGGANGGRIRLEPQRGWLVNDPDELAPVLRVLEGVRADFNASATGGVQVSLADLVVLGGAAAVEQAARAGGHDVQVPFTPGRTDATQEQTDVESFSHLEPTSDGFRNVLGKEGRLPGEYRLVDRANLLGLSAPEMTVLVGGLRVLGANTGANAKGVLTDRVGTLSNDFFLNLLATDVDWTGIEGDDDGFTAVDRASGEPRWTGSRVDLVFGSNSELRALAEVYGSDDAAEKFAHDFVSAWAHVMDLDRYDLV
- a CDS encoding Fur family transcriptional regulator, giving the protein MVTPPDVESILRATSLRVTKPRVAVLAAVHEHPHADTDTVIGLVRARLGEVSHQAVYDVLRALTTAGLVRRIQPSGSVSRYEARVGDNHHHVVCRSCGAIADVDCTVGHAPCLDPAAGHDFLVDEAEVIFWGTCASCRAPAPPVPSS